The nucleotide window CGCGGCGCTGGACGCCTTCACCCGCGAGGAATTGTGGTGCGTGCTACGCGACCTCTGGCAGAAGCTCGGCTTCACGGTGATCCTGGTGACCCACGACCTGCGCGAGGCCGGTTTCCTCGCCGACACCATCCATGTGATGAGCGCGCGCCCCGGCCGCATCGCGGAGACGCGGGCGGTGGACTTCCCGCGCCCGCGCGATCTCGATGTCTGCTACACGCCGGACTTCACCCAGCTGGTGCACGAACTGCGCGGCAAGATCGCCGAAGCCCGGCAGGCGGCGTGAGATGAAGATGAAGCTCTCCGCCGAGGATATCGCCCCCGTCGCCTTCACCGTGGGCCTGTTCGTGATCTGGGAGGCGGCGTGCCGCCTGTTCCGGATCGACACCTTCATCCTGCCCGCGCCCACCGATATTTTCGCCGCCATGGGCAAATACTGGTGGCCGCTGCTCAAAAACTCCTTCGTCACCCTGTGGACCACCATGGCCGGCTTTGCCATCGCCGTGGTGTTCGGCATCGCGTTGGGCATGGTTGTGGGCTGGTCGCGCACCATCTATCGCGGGCTCTACCCGGTGATGATCGGGTTCAACTCGGTGCCCAAGGTGGCGGTGGTGCCCATCCTCATCATGTGGTTCGGCATCGGCGAGATCCCTGCCATCCTCACCGCCTTCCTCATCTCCTTCTTTCCCATCGTGGTGAACGTGGC belongs to Xanthobacter autotrophicus Py2 and includes:
- a CDS encoding binding-protein-dependent transport systems inner membrane component (PFAM: binding-protein-dependent transport systems inner membrane component~KEGG: atc:AGR_C_1933 probable permease of ABC transporter); translated protein: MKLSAEDIAPVAFTVGLFVIWEAACRLFRIDTFILPAPTDIFAAMGKYWWPLLKNSFVTLWTTMAGFAIAVVFGIALGMVVGWSRTIYRGLYPVMIGFNSVPKVAVVPILIMWFGIGEIPAILTAFLISFFPIVVNVATGLATTEPELEDVLRALGASKLDIMRKVGIPRTGPYLFGALKVGITLAFVGAVVSETIGANAGVGHLMVQAGSNFQMPLVFAGLLALAVEGILMYAIFAAFERRMVAWAFRSSTGAGG